A part of Vigna radiata var. radiata cultivar VC1973A chromosome 11, Vradiata_ver6, whole genome shotgun sequence genomic DNA contains:
- the LOC106777371 gene encoding 1-aminocyclopropane-1-carboxylate oxidase isoform X2, which yields MKLPVIDLSSRDSLSTAIAIRQACIEYGFFYLVNHGVENELGKAFDQSRSFFSLPMDHKMKLARKEFRGYTPLDPALGLHGDSKESYYIGPIADTNAKLNQWPSEESLANWRSSMESFYWKLFEAGKKLFSLIALSLNLDQHFFEKIGAIDKPSAFLRLLRYPGETGDHEEICSAHSDVGALTLLITDGVPGLQICRDKSKEPQVWEDVSYMEGAFIVNIGDLMERSTLHRVKRTGKERYSIAFFLDPHPDCVVECIETCCSQSSPPRFSPIRSGDYMDERLAITPV from the exons ATGAAGCTCCCTGTAATTGATCTCTCTTCACGTGATTCTCTTTCCACTGCCATTGCTATTCGTCAG GCGTGCATTGAGTATGGCTTCTTTTACCTTGTTAACCACGGAGTGGAGAATGAACTGGGCAAAGCTTTTGATCAGAGTAGAAGCTTCTTCTCACTTCCAATGGATCACAAAATGAAGTTGGCTCGCAAGGAATTCAGAGGTTACACTCCTCTCGATCCTGCCTTAGGCCTCCatg GTGATTCGAAAGAAAGCTATTATATTGGTCCTATTGCAGATACAAATGCTAAGCTTAATCAATGGCCTTCTGAAG AATCACTTGCAAATTGGAGATCATCAATGGAATCATTCTACTGGAAACTCTT TGAAGCTGGAAAAAAGCTGTTTTCTCTAATTGCGCTGTCCTTGAATTTGGATCAACATTTCTTTGAAAAGATTGGTGCCATTGATAAGCCATCAGCTTTTCTTCGCCTTCTGCGCTATCCAG GTGAAACGGGAGATCATGAAGAGATATGTTCTGCACATTCAGATGTTGGGGCACTCACCCTTCTCATCACTGACGGAGTCCCTGGACTACAG ATCTGTCGGGACAAATCAAAGGAACCACAAGTCTGGGAGGATGTGTCTTACATGGAGGG GGCATTTATTGTGAACATCGGGGACTTGATGGAGAG GTCAACACTGCACCGGGTTAAACGAACTGGCAAAGAACGCTACTCA ATAGCTTTTTTCTTAGACCCTCATCCTGACTGCGTTGTTGAATGCATCGAAACTTGTTGTAGCCAATCGTCCCCTCCAAG ATTCTCTCCAATCCGCAGTGGAGACTACATGGATGAACGTCTTGCAATCACACCAGTCTGA
- the LOC106777371 gene encoding 2-oxoglutarate-Fe(II) type oxidoreductase isoform X1: MKLPVIDLSSRDSLSTAIAIRQACIEYGFFYLVNHGVENELGKAFDQSRSFFSLPMDHKMKLARKEFRGYTPLDPALGLHGDSKESYYIGPIADTNAKLNQWPSEESLANWRSSMESFYWKLFEAGKKLFSLIALSLNLDQHFFEKIGAIDKPSAFLRLLRYPGETGDHEEICSAHSDVGALTLLITDGVPGLQICRDKSKEPQVWEDVSYMEGAFIVNIGDLMERWTNCLYQSTLHRVKRTGKERYSIAFFLDPHPDCVVECIETCCSQSSPPRFSPIRSGDYMDERLAITPV, from the exons ATGAAGCTCCCTGTAATTGATCTCTCTTCACGTGATTCTCTTTCCACTGCCATTGCTATTCGTCAG GCGTGCATTGAGTATGGCTTCTTTTACCTTGTTAACCACGGAGTGGAGAATGAACTGGGCAAAGCTTTTGATCAGAGTAGAAGCTTCTTCTCACTTCCAATGGATCACAAAATGAAGTTGGCTCGCAAGGAATTCAGAGGTTACACTCCTCTCGATCCTGCCTTAGGCCTCCatg GTGATTCGAAAGAAAGCTATTATATTGGTCCTATTGCAGATACAAATGCTAAGCTTAATCAATGGCCTTCTGAAG AATCACTTGCAAATTGGAGATCATCAATGGAATCATTCTACTGGAAACTCTT TGAAGCTGGAAAAAAGCTGTTTTCTCTAATTGCGCTGTCCTTGAATTTGGATCAACATTTCTTTGAAAAGATTGGTGCCATTGATAAGCCATCAGCTTTTCTTCGCCTTCTGCGCTATCCAG GTGAAACGGGAGATCATGAAGAGATATGTTCTGCACATTCAGATGTTGGGGCACTCACCCTTCTCATCACTGACGGAGTCCCTGGACTACAG ATCTGTCGGGACAAATCAAAGGAACCACAAGTCTGGGAGGATGTGTCTTACATGGAGGG GGCATTTATTGTGAACATCGGGGACTTGATGGAGAGGTGGACAAATTGTTTATACCA GTCAACACTGCACCGGGTTAAACGAACTGGCAAAGAACGCTACTCA ATAGCTTTTTTCTTAGACCCTCATCCTGACTGCGTTGTTGAATGCATCGAAACTTGTTGTAGCCAATCGTCCCCTCCAAG ATTCTCTCCAATCCGCAGTGGAGACTACATGGATGAACGTCTTGCAATCACACCAGTCTGA